In a genomic window of Punica granatum isolate Tunisia-2019 chromosome 6, ASM765513v2, whole genome shotgun sequence:
- the LOC116210543 gene encoding serine/threonine-protein phosphatase BSL3-like isoform X6 — protein MDMDSPMVSEADHDHAEQNGADAAAPALETVMEGEQLGEKSPSPPPQAAQQSPVVGPRHAPTYSLVNATIERKEDCPGPRCGHTLTAVGAVGEEGSPGYIGPRLILFGGATALEGNPFAAGPPSSAGSAGIRLAHPTADVHSYDVLTNKWTKVVPLGEPPTPRAAHVATAVGTMVVIQGGICPVGLAAEDLHVLDLSHQRPRWHKVAVHGPGPGPRYGHAMALVGQRYLMAIGGNDGKRPLDDVWALDTAAKPYEWHKLEPEGEGPPPCMYATASARSDGLLLLCGGRDASGVPLSSAYGLARHRDGRWEWAIAPGISPSPRYQHAAVFVNARLHVSGGALGGGRMVEDSSSVAVLDTAAGVWCDTKSVITSPKTARSSAGAAVADATVELTRRFRHAAAAIGDLIFIYGGLRGGALLDDLLVAEDPTGPETTAASSDSYANVDETRRRLGDGAVLLGNPVAPSVNGDMHTEVSSENGIPHGSRMSKDVDVLVKASAEEAEAITATMNAAKARQVNGGVDSPDRDRGAEATPSGTMTGPDSASSELSAGVRLHHRAVVIAAESSGALGGMVRQLSIDHFENEGRRVSYGTPENAFAARKLLDRQMSINSVPKTIIAHLLKPRGWKPPVRRQFFLDCNDIADLCDSAERIFSNEPTVLQLKAPMKIFGDLHGQFGDLMRLFDEYGAPSTAGDIAYIDYLFLGDYVDRGQHSLETITLLLALKVEYPRNVHLIRGNHEAADINALFGFRIECIERMGERDGIWTWHRINRLFNWLPLAALIEKKIICMHGGIGRSINHVEQIQSLQRPITMEAGSIVLMDLLWSDPTENDSVEGLRPNARGPGLVTFGPDRVMEFCRNNDLQLIVRAHECVMDGFERFAQGHLITLFSATNYCGTASNAGAILVLGRDLVVVPKLIHPLPPAIPSGEAPSEHIEDTWMQELNANRPPTPTRGRPQITNDRGSLDWM, from the exons ATGGACATGGACTCGCCGATGGTTTCGGAGGCCGATCACGATCATGCGGAGCAGAATGGGGCTGACGCCGCTGCTCCGGCTCTGGAGACGGTTATGGAGGGAGAGCAGCTCGGGGAGAAATCGCCATCGCCACCGCCTCAGGCTGCTCAGCAGAGCCCAGTGGTCGGTCCTAGACATGCGCCGACTTACTCTCTGGTGAACGCAACGATAGAGAGGAAGGAGGACTGCCCTGGACCGAGGTGCGGGCACACATTGACGGCCGTGGGTGCTGTGGGAGAGGAGGGCAGCCCTGGATACATTGGGCCGAGGTTGATATTGTTCGGTGGTGCCACTGCCCTCGAGGGCAATCCATTTGCTGCTGGGCCTCCTTCTTCAGCTGGAAGTGCCGGAATTC GACTTGCACATCCCACAGCTGATGTGCACTCTTATGATGTCTTGACAAATAAATGGACGAA GGTCGTACCTCTTGGTGAACCACCAACTCCAAGAGCAGCACATGTGGCCACAGCTGTGGGAACAATGGTCGTTATTCAG gGTGGAATTTGTCCTGTTGGCTTGGCAGCTGAAGATCTTCACGTTCTTGACCTTAGCCACCAACGACCACGATGGCATAA AGTTGCTGTTCATGGCCCTGGTCCAGGTCCAAGATATGGGCATGCTATGGCTCTGGTTGGTCAAAGGTATCTGATGGCAATTGGTGGAAATGACG GGAAACGGCCACTGGATGATGTGTGGGCACTGGACACAGCTGCCAAGCCCTATGAATGGCATAAGTTGGAGCCAGAAGGGGAAGGGCCACCGCCATGCAT GTATGCAACTGCAAGTGCACGCTCTGATGGTCTTCTCCTACTTTGTGGAGGCCGGGATGCTAGTGGTGTG CCACTTTCCAGTGCATATGGGCTTGCAAGACATAGAGATGGACGGTGGGAATGGGCAATAGCTCCAGGCATCTCACCATCTCCAAGATATCAACATGCAGCA GTATTTGTCAATGCACGACTTCATGTATCTGGAGGGGCGCTTGGTGGTGGACGCATGGTAGAAGACTCATCAAGTGTTGCAG TGTTGGATACTGCTGCTGGTGTATGGTGTGATACAAAGTCTGTCATCACCAGTCCCAAAACTGCAAGGTCTAGTGCTGGTGCAGCTGTTGCTGATGCTACAGTTGAGTTGACAAGGCGTTTCAGGCATGCTGCTGCCGCCATTGGtgatttaatatttatatatggtGGACTACGTGGTG GAGCACTGCTCGATGATTTACTTGTTGCTGAAGATCCAACTGGTCCAGAAACAACAGCAGCCTCTTCGGACAGTTATGCAAATGTTGATGAAACAAGGAGGAGGCTTGGGGATGGTGCAGTTTTGCTCGGAAACCCAGTTGCTCCCTCTGTAAATGGCGACATGCATACGGAGGTGAGCTCTGAAAATGGCATTCCTCATGGATCCCG AATGAGCAAGGATGTTGATGTTTTAGTTAAAGCATCAGCAGAAGAAGCTGAGGCTATTACCGCTACTATGAATGCTGCTAAAGCACGGCAAGTTAATGGAGGAGTTGACTCACCAGATAGGGATCGTGGGGCCGAGGCTACTCCTAGTGGGACTATGACTGGGCCAGATTCTGCTTCAAGTGAACTGAGTGCTGGAGTCCGACTGCATCACAGAGCT GTGGTTATAGCTGCAGAGTCCAGCGGAGCTTTGGGTGGTATGGTGCGACAACTTTCCATAGatcattttgaaaatgaagGCAGGCGAGTGAGCTATGGTACCCCGGAAAATGCCTTTGCTGCTAGGAAGTTGCTTGATCGGCAGATGTCCATTAACAGTGTGCCCAAAACG ATCATCGCACATCTTTTGAAGCCACGTGGATGGAAACCTCCTGTCCGTCGGCAATTCTTCTTAGACTGCAATGACATAGCAGACCTTTGTGATAGTGCTGAGAgaatattttcaaatgaaccaacTGTTCTGCAACTGAAGGCTCCTATGAAGATATTCGGTGATCTGCATGGCCAATTTGGAGATCTTATGCGCCTGTTTGATGAATATGGTGCTCCTTCCACAGCTGGGGACATTGC ATACATTGATTATCTCTTCTTAGGAGATTATGTTGATCGAGGTCAACACAGTCTAGAGACTATCACTCTTCTGCTTGCACTGAAG GTTGAGTATCCTCGAAATGTGCATCTAATCCGCGGCAACCACGAAGCTGCAGATATAAATGCCCTGTTTGGCTTCCGAATCGAATGCATTGAGCGCATG GGTGAAAGAGATGGAATTTGGACATGGCACCGAATAAATCGTTTGTTTAATTGGCTTCCTCTAGCAGCTCTGatcgaaaagaaaatcatctgTATGCATGGTGGTATTGGCCGTTCGATAAACCATGTTGAACAGATTCAGAGTCTTCAGCGTCCAATTACCATGGAAGCAGGCTCAATTGTTCTTATGGATTTGCTATG GTCTGATCCAACAGAGAACGATAGTGTGGAAGGACTCAGGCCAAATGCTAGAGGTCCCGGGTTGGTTACTTTTGGG CCCGACCGTGTGATGGAATTCTGTAGAAACAATGATCTCCAGCTAATTGTACGTGCTCATGAATGTGTAATGGATGGGTTCGAGAGGTTTGCCCAAGGACATTTAATTACCCTGTTTTCCGCTACCAATTACTGTG GAACTGCAAGTAATGCAGGGGCAATCTTAGTTTTGGGAAGAGATCTGGTTGTGGTTCCGAAACTCATTCATCCTTTACCCCCAGCTATTCCGTCTGGGGAGGCACCATCTGAGCACATAGAAGATACGTGGATGCAG GAGCTTAATGCTAATCGACCTCCCACACCGACTAGAGGGCGCCCACAGATAACGAATGATCGAGGTTCTCTTGATTGGATGTAG
- the LOC116210543 gene encoding serine/threonine-protein phosphatase BSL3-like isoform X2, with protein MDMDSPMVSEADHDHAEQNGADAAAPALETVMEGEQLGEKSPSPPPQAAQQSPVVGPRHAPTYSLVNATIERKEDCPGPRCGHTLTAVGAVGEEGSPGYIGPRLILFGGATALEGNPFAAGPPSSAGSAGIRLAHPTADVHSYDVLTNKWTKVVPLGEPPTPRAAHVATAVGTMVVIQGGICPVGLAAEDLHVLDLSHQRPRWHKLYFRSLIVAVHGPGPGPRYGHAMALVGQRYLMAIGGNDGKRPLDDVWALDTAAKPYEWHKLEPEGEGPPPCMYATASARSDGLLLLCGGRDASGVPLSSAYGLARHRDGRWEWAIAPGISPSPRYQHAAVFVNARLHVSGGALGGGRMVEDSSSVAVLDTAAGVWCDTKSVITSPKTARSSAGAAVADATVELTRRFRHAAAAIGDLIFIYGGLRGGALLDDLLVAEDPTGPETTAASSDSYANVDETRRRLGDGAVLLGNPVAPSVNGDMHTEVSSENGIPHGSRMSKDVDVLVKASAEEAEAITATMNAAKARQVNGGVDSPDRDRGAEATPSGTMTGPDSASSELSAGVRLHHRAVVIAAESSGALGGMVRQLSIDHFENEGRRVSYGTPENAFAARKLLDRQMSINSVPKTIIAHLLKPRGWKPPVRRQFFLDCNDIADLCDSAERIFSNEPTVLQLKAPMKIFGDLHGQFGDLMRLFDEYGAPSTAGDIAYIDYLFLGDYVDRGQHSLETITLLLALKVEYPRNVHLIRGNHEAADINALFGFRIECIERMGERDGIWTWHRINRLFNWLPLAALIEKKIICMHGGIGRSINHVEQIQSLQRPITMEAGSIVLMDLLWSDPTENDSVEGLRPNARGPGLVTFGPDRVMEFCRNNDLQLIVRAHECVMDGFERFAQGHLITLFSATNYCGTASNAGAILVLGRDLVVVPKLIHPLPPAIPSGEAPSEHIEDTWMQELNANRPPTPTRGRPQITNDRAGFLVLSDEQDQHLEKSEHK; from the exons ATGGACATGGACTCGCCGATGGTTTCGGAGGCCGATCACGATCATGCGGAGCAGAATGGGGCTGACGCCGCTGCTCCGGCTCTGGAGACGGTTATGGAGGGAGAGCAGCTCGGGGAGAAATCGCCATCGCCACCGCCTCAGGCTGCTCAGCAGAGCCCAGTGGTCGGTCCTAGACATGCGCCGACTTACTCTCTGGTGAACGCAACGATAGAGAGGAAGGAGGACTGCCCTGGACCGAGGTGCGGGCACACATTGACGGCCGTGGGTGCTGTGGGAGAGGAGGGCAGCCCTGGATACATTGGGCCGAGGTTGATATTGTTCGGTGGTGCCACTGCCCTCGAGGGCAATCCATTTGCTGCTGGGCCTCCTTCTTCAGCTGGAAGTGCCGGAATTC GACTTGCACATCCCACAGCTGATGTGCACTCTTATGATGTCTTGACAAATAAATGGACGAA GGTCGTACCTCTTGGTGAACCACCAACTCCAAGAGCAGCACATGTGGCCACAGCTGTGGGAACAATGGTCGTTATTCAG gGTGGAATTTGTCCTGTTGGCTTGGCAGCTGAAGATCTTCACGTTCTTGACCTTAGCCACCAACGACCACGATGGCATAAGTTGTACTTCAGATCACTAAT AGTTGCTGTTCATGGCCCTGGTCCAGGTCCAAGATATGGGCATGCTATGGCTCTGGTTGGTCAAAGGTATCTGATGGCAATTGGTGGAAATGACG GGAAACGGCCACTGGATGATGTGTGGGCACTGGACACAGCTGCCAAGCCCTATGAATGGCATAAGTTGGAGCCAGAAGGGGAAGGGCCACCGCCATGCAT GTATGCAACTGCAAGTGCACGCTCTGATGGTCTTCTCCTACTTTGTGGAGGCCGGGATGCTAGTGGTGTG CCACTTTCCAGTGCATATGGGCTTGCAAGACATAGAGATGGACGGTGGGAATGGGCAATAGCTCCAGGCATCTCACCATCTCCAAGATATCAACATGCAGCA GTATTTGTCAATGCACGACTTCATGTATCTGGAGGGGCGCTTGGTGGTGGACGCATGGTAGAAGACTCATCAAGTGTTGCAG TGTTGGATACTGCTGCTGGTGTATGGTGTGATACAAAGTCTGTCATCACCAGTCCCAAAACTGCAAGGTCTAGTGCTGGTGCAGCTGTTGCTGATGCTACAGTTGAGTTGACAAGGCGTTTCAGGCATGCTGCTGCCGCCATTGGtgatttaatatttatatatggtGGACTACGTGGTG GAGCACTGCTCGATGATTTACTTGTTGCTGAAGATCCAACTGGTCCAGAAACAACAGCAGCCTCTTCGGACAGTTATGCAAATGTTGATGAAACAAGGAGGAGGCTTGGGGATGGTGCAGTTTTGCTCGGAAACCCAGTTGCTCCCTCTGTAAATGGCGACATGCATACGGAGGTGAGCTCTGAAAATGGCATTCCTCATGGATCCCG AATGAGCAAGGATGTTGATGTTTTAGTTAAAGCATCAGCAGAAGAAGCTGAGGCTATTACCGCTACTATGAATGCTGCTAAAGCACGGCAAGTTAATGGAGGAGTTGACTCACCAGATAGGGATCGTGGGGCCGAGGCTACTCCTAGTGGGACTATGACTGGGCCAGATTCTGCTTCAAGTGAACTGAGTGCTGGAGTCCGACTGCATCACAGAGCT GTGGTTATAGCTGCAGAGTCCAGCGGAGCTTTGGGTGGTATGGTGCGACAACTTTCCATAGatcattttgaaaatgaagGCAGGCGAGTGAGCTATGGTACCCCGGAAAATGCCTTTGCTGCTAGGAAGTTGCTTGATCGGCAGATGTCCATTAACAGTGTGCCCAAAACG ATCATCGCACATCTTTTGAAGCCACGTGGATGGAAACCTCCTGTCCGTCGGCAATTCTTCTTAGACTGCAATGACATAGCAGACCTTTGTGATAGTGCTGAGAgaatattttcaaatgaaccaacTGTTCTGCAACTGAAGGCTCCTATGAAGATATTCGGTGATCTGCATGGCCAATTTGGAGATCTTATGCGCCTGTTTGATGAATATGGTGCTCCTTCCACAGCTGGGGACATTGC ATACATTGATTATCTCTTCTTAGGAGATTATGTTGATCGAGGTCAACACAGTCTAGAGACTATCACTCTTCTGCTTGCACTGAAG GTTGAGTATCCTCGAAATGTGCATCTAATCCGCGGCAACCACGAAGCTGCAGATATAAATGCCCTGTTTGGCTTCCGAATCGAATGCATTGAGCGCATG GGTGAAAGAGATGGAATTTGGACATGGCACCGAATAAATCGTTTGTTTAATTGGCTTCCTCTAGCAGCTCTGatcgaaaagaaaatcatctgTATGCATGGTGGTATTGGCCGTTCGATAAACCATGTTGAACAGATTCAGAGTCTTCAGCGTCCAATTACCATGGAAGCAGGCTCAATTGTTCTTATGGATTTGCTATG GTCTGATCCAACAGAGAACGATAGTGTGGAAGGACTCAGGCCAAATGCTAGAGGTCCCGGGTTGGTTACTTTTGGG CCCGACCGTGTGATGGAATTCTGTAGAAACAATGATCTCCAGCTAATTGTACGTGCTCATGAATGTGTAATGGATGGGTTCGAGAGGTTTGCCCAAGGACATTTAATTACCCTGTTTTCCGCTACCAATTACTGTG GAACTGCAAGTAATGCAGGGGCAATCTTAGTTTTGGGAAGAGATCTGGTTGTGGTTCCGAAACTCATTCATCCTTTACCCCCAGCTATTCCGTCTGGGGAGGCACCATCTGAGCACATAGAAGATACGTGGATGCAG GAGCTTAATGCTAATCGACCTCCCACACCGACTAGAGGGCGCCCACAGATAACGAATGATCGAG CTGGATTTCTGGTACTCTCTGACGAGCAAGATCAGCACCTCGAGAAATCCGAACACAAATGA
- the LOC116210543 gene encoding serine/threonine-protein phosphatase BSL3-like isoform X1, with amino-acid sequence MDMDSPMVSEADHDHAEQNGADAAAPALETVMEGEQLGEKSPSPPPQAAQQSPVVGPRHAPTYSLVNATIERKEDCPGPRCGHTLTAVGAVGEEGSPGYIGPRLILFGGATALEGNPFAAGPPSSAGSAGIRLAHPTADVHSYDVLTNKWTKVVPLGEPPTPRAAHVATAVGTMVVIQGGICPVGLAAEDLHVLDLSHQRPRWHKLYFRSLIVAVHGPGPGPRYGHAMALVGQRYLMAIGGNDGKRPLDDVWALDTAAKPYEWHKLEPEGEGPPPCMYATASARSDGLLLLCGGRDASGVPLSSAYGLARHRDGRWEWAIAPGISPSPRYQHAAVFVNARLHVSGGALGGGRMVEDSSSVAVLDTAAGVWCDTKSVITSPKTARSSAGAAVADATVELTRRFRHAAAAIGDLIFIYGGLRGGALLDDLLVAEDPTGPETTAASSDSYANVDETRRRLGDGAVLLGNPVAPSVNGDMHTEVSSENGIPHGSRRMSKDVDVLVKASAEEAEAITATMNAAKARQVNGGVDSPDRDRGAEATPSGTMTGPDSASSELSAGVRLHHRAVVIAAESSGALGGMVRQLSIDHFENEGRRVSYGTPENAFAARKLLDRQMSINSVPKTIIAHLLKPRGWKPPVRRQFFLDCNDIADLCDSAERIFSNEPTVLQLKAPMKIFGDLHGQFGDLMRLFDEYGAPSTAGDIAYIDYLFLGDYVDRGQHSLETITLLLALKVEYPRNVHLIRGNHEAADINALFGFRIECIERMGERDGIWTWHRINRLFNWLPLAALIEKKIICMHGGIGRSINHVEQIQSLQRPITMEAGSIVLMDLLWSDPTENDSVEGLRPNARGPGLVTFGPDRVMEFCRNNDLQLIVRAHECVMDGFERFAQGHLITLFSATNYCGTASNAGAILVLGRDLVVVPKLIHPLPPAIPSGEAPSEHIEDTWMQELNANRPPTPTRGRPQITNDRAGFLVLSDEQDQHLEKSEHK; translated from the exons ATGGACATGGACTCGCCGATGGTTTCGGAGGCCGATCACGATCATGCGGAGCAGAATGGGGCTGACGCCGCTGCTCCGGCTCTGGAGACGGTTATGGAGGGAGAGCAGCTCGGGGAGAAATCGCCATCGCCACCGCCTCAGGCTGCTCAGCAGAGCCCAGTGGTCGGTCCTAGACATGCGCCGACTTACTCTCTGGTGAACGCAACGATAGAGAGGAAGGAGGACTGCCCTGGACCGAGGTGCGGGCACACATTGACGGCCGTGGGTGCTGTGGGAGAGGAGGGCAGCCCTGGATACATTGGGCCGAGGTTGATATTGTTCGGTGGTGCCACTGCCCTCGAGGGCAATCCATTTGCTGCTGGGCCTCCTTCTTCAGCTGGAAGTGCCGGAATTC GACTTGCACATCCCACAGCTGATGTGCACTCTTATGATGTCTTGACAAATAAATGGACGAA GGTCGTACCTCTTGGTGAACCACCAACTCCAAGAGCAGCACATGTGGCCACAGCTGTGGGAACAATGGTCGTTATTCAG gGTGGAATTTGTCCTGTTGGCTTGGCAGCTGAAGATCTTCACGTTCTTGACCTTAGCCACCAACGACCACGATGGCATAAGTTGTACTTCAGATCACTAAT AGTTGCTGTTCATGGCCCTGGTCCAGGTCCAAGATATGGGCATGCTATGGCTCTGGTTGGTCAAAGGTATCTGATGGCAATTGGTGGAAATGACG GGAAACGGCCACTGGATGATGTGTGGGCACTGGACACAGCTGCCAAGCCCTATGAATGGCATAAGTTGGAGCCAGAAGGGGAAGGGCCACCGCCATGCAT GTATGCAACTGCAAGTGCACGCTCTGATGGTCTTCTCCTACTTTGTGGAGGCCGGGATGCTAGTGGTGTG CCACTTTCCAGTGCATATGGGCTTGCAAGACATAGAGATGGACGGTGGGAATGGGCAATAGCTCCAGGCATCTCACCATCTCCAAGATATCAACATGCAGCA GTATTTGTCAATGCACGACTTCATGTATCTGGAGGGGCGCTTGGTGGTGGACGCATGGTAGAAGACTCATCAAGTGTTGCAG TGTTGGATACTGCTGCTGGTGTATGGTGTGATACAAAGTCTGTCATCACCAGTCCCAAAACTGCAAGGTCTAGTGCTGGTGCAGCTGTTGCTGATGCTACAGTTGAGTTGACAAGGCGTTTCAGGCATGCTGCTGCCGCCATTGGtgatttaatatttatatatggtGGACTACGTGGTG GAGCACTGCTCGATGATTTACTTGTTGCTGAAGATCCAACTGGTCCAGAAACAACAGCAGCCTCTTCGGACAGTTATGCAAATGTTGATGAAACAAGGAGGAGGCTTGGGGATGGTGCAGTTTTGCTCGGAAACCCAGTTGCTCCCTCTGTAAATGGCGACATGCATACGGAGGTGAGCTCTGAAAATGGCATTCCTCATGGATCCCG AAGAATGAGCAAGGATGTTGATGTTTTAGTTAAAGCATCAGCAGAAGAAGCTGAGGCTATTACCGCTACTATGAATGCTGCTAAAGCACGGCAAGTTAATGGAGGAGTTGACTCACCAGATAGGGATCGTGGGGCCGAGGCTACTCCTAGTGGGACTATGACTGGGCCAGATTCTGCTTCAAGTGAACTGAGTGCTGGAGTCCGACTGCATCACAGAGCT GTGGTTATAGCTGCAGAGTCCAGCGGAGCTTTGGGTGGTATGGTGCGACAACTTTCCATAGatcattttgaaaatgaagGCAGGCGAGTGAGCTATGGTACCCCGGAAAATGCCTTTGCTGCTAGGAAGTTGCTTGATCGGCAGATGTCCATTAACAGTGTGCCCAAAACG ATCATCGCACATCTTTTGAAGCCACGTGGATGGAAACCTCCTGTCCGTCGGCAATTCTTCTTAGACTGCAATGACATAGCAGACCTTTGTGATAGTGCTGAGAgaatattttcaaatgaaccaacTGTTCTGCAACTGAAGGCTCCTATGAAGATATTCGGTGATCTGCATGGCCAATTTGGAGATCTTATGCGCCTGTTTGATGAATATGGTGCTCCTTCCACAGCTGGGGACATTGC ATACATTGATTATCTCTTCTTAGGAGATTATGTTGATCGAGGTCAACACAGTCTAGAGACTATCACTCTTCTGCTTGCACTGAAG GTTGAGTATCCTCGAAATGTGCATCTAATCCGCGGCAACCACGAAGCTGCAGATATAAATGCCCTGTTTGGCTTCCGAATCGAATGCATTGAGCGCATG GGTGAAAGAGATGGAATTTGGACATGGCACCGAATAAATCGTTTGTTTAATTGGCTTCCTCTAGCAGCTCTGatcgaaaagaaaatcatctgTATGCATGGTGGTATTGGCCGTTCGATAAACCATGTTGAACAGATTCAGAGTCTTCAGCGTCCAATTACCATGGAAGCAGGCTCAATTGTTCTTATGGATTTGCTATG GTCTGATCCAACAGAGAACGATAGTGTGGAAGGACTCAGGCCAAATGCTAGAGGTCCCGGGTTGGTTACTTTTGGG CCCGACCGTGTGATGGAATTCTGTAGAAACAATGATCTCCAGCTAATTGTACGTGCTCATGAATGTGTAATGGATGGGTTCGAGAGGTTTGCCCAAGGACATTTAATTACCCTGTTTTCCGCTACCAATTACTGTG GAACTGCAAGTAATGCAGGGGCAATCTTAGTTTTGGGAAGAGATCTGGTTGTGGTTCCGAAACTCATTCATCCTTTACCCCCAGCTATTCCGTCTGGGGAGGCACCATCTGAGCACATAGAAGATACGTGGATGCAG GAGCTTAATGCTAATCGACCTCCCACACCGACTAGAGGGCGCCCACAGATAACGAATGATCGAG CTGGATTTCTGGTACTCTCTGACGAGCAAGATCAGCACCTCGAGAAATCCGAACACAAATGA